The sequence CTCCTGAACTCCCTGGAACTCAGCGTTCGTCCCGTACAGTAGTAATCCGCTCCACGTTGAATAGTCCCTTTTTACCTGGTTGAGGTAGGCTCCCCGCTGGTCGTTGAAAAGCCCAAAGATGACTCCTATGGCTTGAAGGTCGGGGAATGTGAAATCGGTTGGTGAATGTCCTATGATAATGTCCGAATTAGGGTCAACGGGTACTGTGGAGGTGCTATTTGGGGAAACTGTTCGCTCAAACATCTTGAATATTCCGCCAATTGACACTCCGATTGTGCCCCCTTCGGATTCGAGAGTGAGCACTCCAACGGGAGGACCAAAAGTTCCATAGGGTGTCCAGAAGCTTCTTTTCCATGAGCCCGTTTTTCGAATGTAATAACTAACGTTCCCGGGTTCAACTATAAAGGGGAGTGAGGGGTCCCACTCTTCTGTGGCCTGGTACCACAGGCCAGTATGACCGTAGAATTTACCGTTCAGGTCAAAAACTGCACTGTCATTAAGCTGGAGTTTATAGACTCCCGTTATGACCGCACGTTTTGTAAATATCTTATACCAGACTATGTCCTCCGGGATGCTTTGGTCGTGGGGCGGTTCTATGATGACCTCTGAGGTGCCAACGTCCCAGAGTCTAGGGGGTGTTGTGTTTTTCTTAACTAGTGTCAGTATAGAAACGTTGTTGAGCTCAATCCTAACTCCAATTGTGGCCCAGTTATTGCTTATTTCCAATACTCTGAACCTGATTTTAGTGTCGTTGAGTGTCAGAATCCTGAAAACCGTTCCGTTACACTCGTAAAAGATAACCGACGTGGCCTTCGAAATGTTGCTGACATAACCTTTGCCGTTTAAGTACTGGATATATGGGTCATATCTTTCGGCAATGTACTCGATGTAAACTCCTGGCTTGACCCAGTAGGGTGCTGCGAGCGCTGAATGGAAGCTCCCAATGAGGATGAACATTGTAACCAACATCGAGGGAATGGCCTTCTTCATTTTATCTTCCCCCAACCTCTTGCCGCCACGATAGAGCCGAGGAGAACCAACGACACCCAGAACATGTACCTCAATGGTGTTTGGGCCTTTGAGAATGGAACCTCCTGAACTTTCTGAAACTCAGCGTTCGTGTCATAGAGCAACAGTGTACCCGCCCACACAAATTTTTCCTTTATCTGATCGTCATAGGCGGCGCGCTGGTCTAAGAAAGTCGCGAAGGGAATCCCAATGGCCGCGAGGTCGGGGGAAATCAGTATCGTGAGCGTTGTAGGGGACAGCACCAGCCCCGTCGCGGGATCATAACGTAAATCATCTGGAGTCTGAGTGCTGAACTCCACGGTGTTTTTGATAATAAGTGGAGGGCCAAGTAGGGACAGAGTGGCAACCGGCGGTCCGAACTCACCGTAGTACGTTTTCAGAGTCCTGTCCATCGAGGATACTTTCTCAACCTTCATCGTCCAGTTTAGGGAGGGAAGAACCACAAAGGTCTCGTTTTTCTTGGGAGCCATGTCTGGGTCTGTATCAACCCACAAAAACGTGTGCCCGTAGTACGTCCCGTTCAGGCTGAAGACGGCGCCGTTGCTCTTCCTTACTCTGTAGACGCCCGTGATGGTGAGGGAGCGCAGGTACACCTTGTAAGCACGGCCCTCGAAATCGATATGGGTTGGTAGAGTTTCAATTTTTATAACTTCGTCCTGCCGCCAGATTGGGGTCAGGTTTTTCCCTTCCGGGACGCTGACTTTGACGGTCACGTTGCTCATGTCAATGCGGACGCCGATGGTTAGGTAGCCCTCGCGCTCGTCCAGAATGGAGAACTTGAGGTAAGTGTCGTTGTACGCGAGTATTCTGTAAGTGGTGTTAGGGACAAAGTAAAAAATATCGGCGGTTCTTAACTTGTGGGGAGAATACCCCTCGGAGATTAGATGTTCGATGTACGGGTCATACCTCATGGCCGCGTACTTGATGTAAACTCCTGGCTTGACCCAGTAGGGTGCTGCGGTTGCCGCGTTTGCCCCGGCCAGCAGGGCTATGAAGACCGTGACCGTTATGAAGGCCCAGCGTTTCATTAGAATACCCCCTGCGGAATTTTAACGGGAAAGCAGGAAAAAAGAAAGAAATCTAGCAAAGATCAGATATACGGCCATCCGGCGGAAGCTATGTCTTGCTCTACAAAATTGTCAGTTATTGGGTTCTTAACGAGGGTCACAGATTCAATGCCATTGCTGTCGGGAATGTTGTAATGGAAGGCAATGTATCCGGCCTTCTCACCCTCTCCTGTAAGATCCCCACTTCCATACCTGTATGTTATCTCGTAGCGGGTGTATGGGTGTGCCGGGTCGTACTGAACCCCGACCTCCGCGTATGCCCAGCCGTACTCCCCATCGTGTCTCTGGTGCACCGAGGTGACTTCCCACCGCATTGCTGCCGCGAGCCCTGCCGCCACTACCAGCAGACCAAACAACACGGCAACCAGCTTTTTCATTGCTGACCCTCCTGCCCGGCGGGATATTAGTACTCCTGCCAGGCAATATTAATCAACGCAGATTAACATTTAAGCTTTACTTCGAATTTTCGTTAATCGCAATAAAAAATCAAGGTCTAAAATGATAAATTCATGAAAAAGTTTCTAAGAACTGCATAGCAATTTGTCAAAAGAAGGTATCAAACTCGGATAATATTACCACACAGCTGACTATTTATGCGCGCAAGCGGACACAAAGTAAAGAAAAAGCAAAAAGTCACTCCTTTTCCCTTACAACGCGGACGAGCTTGTATCTCCGCCCTGAGCACTCCACGTCGTCGAGGATCTCAAGGATCTTGACCGTGTCCCCCTCAAAGAGTCCTTCCGGCTTTACGAGCTCTGCCTTTTCGGGGTCGGGGCAGTCCACGAACTTCAATGTTATCTTGGAGCCGACTATTGCCAACCTTGGATCAACGAGTATCTCTATCGCCGGTTCAACGACCTCGACCACGCGCACCTTGCCCTCGTGGAGCGGACAGGAGTGCTCTATGTTCCTGACTTTGACTATCTTGTACCTCCTCCCGGGTTCGAGGTTTCCAACGCAAACCCTTGCCAGTCTGCAACTCTTGCACGGGTCAGCAGGCCCGTAATAGATGAACTCAACTCCAGGTTTTGCCAGTTTTTCCCCAACCAGTGTGATGACCACCTCAAACACCTCCTGCTAACTCTATAACTCATTAAGACATGACAGTTAAATGACCCCTGTGATTTTAGCGGCCTTTTCAGCGGCCTCCCAGGTCAGGCCCTCTTTTCCAAGTATAGTATATCGTTCGGGTCTTATGGTGTGGGCAATGGTGAGGGCCTTGATTATGATCTCCGGATCAATCCCGAGCTCGTATGCGTTGGTAGGGGCACCAACCCTCTTTAAGGTTTCCCTAACCCTTTCCCACTTCAGCCCGTGAAGGTAGGCTATTATTATCGTCCCGACGCCACACTGTTCGCCGTGGAGAGCGGGCTTAGGGGCCAGCATGTCAAGGGCGTGGCTGAAGAGGTGTTCAGCCCCGCTCGCAGGTCTTGAAGAGCCGGCTATGCTCATCGCAACCCCACTTGAGATCAGACCCTTGATGACCTTCCTTACGCTCTCCTCGCTGCCCAGTCGGATTATGTCCGCGTTCTTCATGACCATTTTGGCGCTCATCAAAGAGAGCGAAGCCGCATACTCGCTGTAGTACTCCCCGCGGATCCTGTGGGCCAGCTGCCAGTCCCTGACCGCCGTCAGGTTGCTGATTATGTCTCCCACACCCGCTGCAAGGTAGCGGTAGGGGGCTGTTTTAATCACCTTAACATCAGCTATGACTGCAACAGGAGGTCTGGCCTTCACGGATGTCTTTGAGCCGAGATCCTTTATTGAGGCGTTGGCACTCGCTATGCCGTCGTGAGAAGCCGTCGTTGGAAAGCTTACGAAGGGTATTTCCGTACGATAGGAGGCAAGCTTGGCGACGTCGATTATACTGCCGCCGCCAACTGCTATGACCCAGTCGGCAGAGGTTTCCCTGATTACACTAATGACCCTCTCAACTTCCTCCATTGTGGCCCCTCTCACAACGACTCCAGAAGCTTCAAACTCCCGGGAGAGGCTCTCCTCTACCTCTTCCCCAGCTATCTTCTTTGTTTTGGGGCCATAGAGAACGAGAACCCTCCTACCCAGTTTCAGCCTCTTTGCAACGTTCACCGTTTCCCCCGCCAGGTTCTCGCCGAGCAGGACTTCTCTAGGGAGCTCCATCAGGTGCACTTTCTTCACCTCATCTAACTAAGGTGCCAGGACTTAAAAATTGATTGGAAGATTTGAAGTATAAAGAGATCGGTCAAGTCAATTACCCGAAGGAAACCTTTAAGTGCCCCTCCCCCAGTCTTACACGGTGGTCGAATGGGGCTTCAGGAGTTCTTTCAGAAGTACTTTATAGACCCAATCAAGTACAATCAGGGCTACAACCCCGTGAACACTCTCACATACGCCGTAATTCTCGGAATTGCTGTTTTGCTCCTCTACAGGTTTCTAAAACGGCTAAACGTCCGGGTGGACGAGAGGTTTTTCGTGGCACTGATGCCCTATATCTTCCTGGGGCCGCTGATGAGGGCCATTACTGACATAGGGATGCTCCCAAGGACGTATCTCACGGTGAGCCCCGGGGCCTACTTCGTGATAGCTGCTTTCGCGATAGCGGCTTTGCTGATGGTGTGGAGGCACGTTGGGCCCGGAGAAAAGCTCTACCCCCTTTACCGGGACGTTGGATTCCTCCTCGTCGGTGGCCTGCTTTTCATCCTGGTAATAAACCTCGACAAGGTCAATTTTAGGTGGGAGTACTTCAAGTACTTCATTCCAAGCTTCTTAGCAGCCGAATTTTTTATATGGCTCCTTTCAAAGAGGTTCAAGCTCGTCAGGAACAACAGCGTACTCTTTTACACCCACTTCTACGACGCAACGACGACCTTTGTGGGGATACAGTTCTTCGGCTACTGGGAACAGCACGTCCTGGCGAGGACACTGATAAACCTAACCGGTACTGCAGCAGTTATGTACCTCATAAAGCTTGCCGTTCTGATCCCAGTGGTCTGGATCCTCGATGTAGAGATGAAAGATGAGGATCCCGATCTGATAAACTTTGTTAAGCTGGCAATGTTTATCCTCGGCTTTGGGCCGGGGACGAGGAACCTCCTCATAACGCTGATGGGGGTGGGAACGTGAGCGATCCTTCTAACGTTATGTGGAAGCAAGTCATCTTTTCACTTGCAAAAGACCTCGAAAAGGTTGTAATGCCAATCTTTGGCAAGCCGGAAGCCGGGAAAAACGTCGGGACGAATGTCAGCGGGGACATCACCAAGTACGTTGACAAAGTCGCCGAGGACATGACCTTGGAGAGGCTGAAGTCCCTCGGAGTGAACATCGTGAGCGAAGAAGTTGGCTTTGTTGACCTCGGAAGCGAATACACCGCAGTTATTGACCCAATTGATGGATCCTACAACTTCACAGCAGGTATACCCATCTTCGCCTTCAGCTTTGCGCTGTTCCAAAGGGAAAAACCCGTTTACGCGGCCCTCTACGAGTTCGCCACACAGAATTACTACGAGGCAATTCCCGGCAAGGGGGCCTTCCTGAACGGGGAACCGATAAGGGTTCGTCCACTCCCCCCTGCCAAAGCGGCCGTAAGCTTCTACACCCGGGGCAGGGGAGTAGGGCTGATCAGGCGCGTCAAGAGGGTCAGAGTCCTCGGAGCGATAGCCGTTGAGATGGCCTACCTGGCGAGGGGAACTCTCCAGGGGGTAGTGGACATAAGGAACTACGTGAGGCCTACTGACGTGGCCGCGGGCACGCTCTTGGTCAGGGAAGCGGGTGGAAAGGTCGTTGATGAGACTGGAAAGGACATTAAGATACACCTCAGCGCGGAAGAAAAGATGAACCTAATAGCAGCGAGCGACGGGGAACTCCTGAGGGTGATACTGGAAGAGGTGAATTCCGATGGCAGTTGAAGATCTGTTGAAGGCCGTCAGGCACGCGTGGCTCACGTATACCCTTGCACTCATCAATGTCATGGTTTACATCTATGAGCTATATCTGAGCGGTTCCATAGCGGAACCGTCTCCCTATGCCCTCCTTAAGCTTGGGCTTGTAAACATTCTCGTTACCGAGTACCATGAGTGGTGGAGGCTCTTCACGGCAATGTTCGTTCACCTCAGCTGGATCCACCTTGCCATGAACACGTTCTTCCTGATCTACCTCGGGAGCCAGCTCGAACTGTTCGTTGGCAAAGTGCGGTACTTAGTTCTCTACATCACAGCAGGCCTCTTCGGCAACGTCCTCACAGTAGCTCTCATGGATCCGTACACGATAAGTGGAGGTGCGAGCGGAGCCCTCTTCGGCATAGCAGGAGCACTGATAATGATCGAAGGGGTACTGAAAAGAAACATCCAGACCGCCCTTGCCAACGCATTTTTCCTGTTCCTGATAAACAGCTGGATGCCCCACGTCAACGCGGTGGCTCACCTCGGGGGCCTGCTCGTTGGGATCGCCTTCGGTTACCTTTATGGGAACTACGTCAAAGAAAAAATGGCAAAAATGCTTTACTGGGATGAATTTTACTGAGGTGGTAACATGATACGGGACGAAAGGTGGGAGGGCGTCTACTCCTTTGAGGACTCACCCTTTATAATGGAAATCCTTACCGAACTGAGGGACAAGAACACGGACAGCATAGCCTTCAGGAAGGGTCTAGTGAAACTTGGCAGGTACATGGGGTACGAGCTGACGAAGACAATGGACGTGGAAGAGGTGGAAGTCGAGACACCGCTGGAGAAGACAAAAGGGATAGTAGTGAAAGACAGGAGAAACGTTGTCATCATAACCGTTCTGAGAGCAGCGATACCCCTGATGGAGGGGCTGATAAAGGTCTTTGAACACGCAAGGGTTGGCATAGTCTCGGCATCACGCGGAAAGGCCCCAAAGTTCGAAATCGAGATGAACTACATCAAGATACCTAACGTTAAGCCAGATGATACCGTCATAGTGGCCGACCCCATGATAGCTACCGGCTCAACCCTCCTTAGGGTCCTTGAGGAAGTGTCAAAGTACGGAAAGCCAAAGAGGCTCATCATCCTGGGGGTGCTCGCTGCGCCCGAGGGGATAAGCAGGATCAAAGAGGCATTCCCCGAAGTTGAAATATTCGTGACCAAAATAGACAGAGAACTGAACGAGAAGGGCTACATCCTGCCCGGCCTCGGAGACGCTGGGGACAGAGCCTTCGGAGCCCCCTTAAAGAATCCATAATTCCCACTATTTCTTTTCTTTGGAATTTTAGCTCGGAAAAGTTAATCAGAGATGCGTTACAAACAACCCAACCGGCCTTTAAACAGGAAAGCAAAACTATTTTAAAGCCTAAACTTCACACCATACCTTGAAATGAAGCGAACAGTAACAGTAAAACTCCAGCCCTCAAAAGAACAAGCAAAAATTCTCTCCGAGCTAGCCGACCTTGGAGCCAAAGCCTGGAACAGAGTAAACTACCTGAGGCGACAAGAATTCTTCCAAGAACAAATCGTGGACTTCAACAAAACCGAGAAGACCATTTATGAGGAGTTTAAACGGGAAATCGGTTCCGCCACGGTTCAACAGATAGCGAGGAAAAAACGCTGAAGCCTGGCGGAGCTTCTTCTCCCTCCTTCGAAAAAAGCGTAATGGAGAACTCCCCAACTGGCTCAAGCCAAAACCACCGAACTACTTGAAAGAAGACGGGCGGAGGAAACCCTTAATCGTTCTCAGGAACGACCAGTACAAGATTGAGGGCAATAAACTAATCCTCAAAGGCCTCGGCAAATTCAAACGCCTTGAAGTCCAGTTTAAGGGCAGAATTCACCTGAAGGGAAAGCAGGGACGGTTAGAGATAACCTACGACCCCGTTAAGCGGAAGTGGTATGCTCACGTCAACCTTACTGTCGAGGAGAGGCTTGAGGGTGGGGAATGGGTAAGCGTTCCAAGAACGCCAAAAGGAAACCTTTCGGCGGGTATTGATCTAGGAGTGAACAATCTAATGGCCGTTTACGTGGATAATGGTGAGAGCTTTCTGCAATAAATCTGGTGCTAAAACGTGTCGGAAACTCAGGAGAATGCACGAGAAGGCTAAACTTCAGGCAAAGCACTACATTAACACGGCGGTAAGGCAAACTGTTAGAAGGCTTTACGAGTTGGGAATTAGTAGAATCGTGGTTGGTTATCCTAAAGGCATCGCCAGAAACTCTGATAAGGGTAAACGGCAGAACTTCCTCCTCTCCCACGTCTGGCGGTTTAATTACATTATCAAACGCCTCACAGAAGTTGCTGAGGAGTATGGTATTAAAGTTGTGCTCGTTGATGAGGCTTTCACTTCTAAGGTTTGCCCCGTTTGCGGGAAGCCTCACGAAGGGGCTCGTTTTGTTAGGGGGTTATTTAAGTGTCCCGCGACGGGGCTTGTCTTTAACGCAGACTTGGTTGGAGCGTTTAATATTTTGAAAAAGGCCGTGAAAACCATAACCCTGAACTTGGGCGGTTTGTTTGCCCAGGGAAGGGGTAACTGGCCTGAGGCCGGGCCAGAGGGGTTCGAAGAACCCGTTTTAACGGGTTGCTCTGATGAGAACCCCTCAAACCTCCCTGTCAATGGCGAGGGGTTGAGTCGAACCCTCGCCTTAGCTGGGGAGGAGGTCAGGAAAACCTTATTAGCGTTGAACTCAAAGATTAACTGCCCATAATCCAACCCGGAGGGGCTAAAATGAGAATCGAAATCAGACTCCGACCCGTTGGAGATGACCCAATTCTTCCCTTCAACTACAACTACGAAGTTTACCGCCAGATTGTTGAGAAGATAGCATTGATCTCCCCCCAGCTGGCACAGGAGGTGGAGGCCAGCCACATTGACCACTTCACGTTCTCCAGGATACTTGTTAGAAAGAGGGAGCTCATCCCAGAGAGGGGGATAAGGATTCTCTCCGAGACTGTATCTCTCTACATCTCGTCCGGCTCCCCCGATATCGTAGGGACGATAGTTGAGGGGTTCATGGCCAGCCCTTCTATGAGGATCGGGGAGACGGGCTTCGTTGCCGAGAATGTTAAGCCGCTCAAAGAGCCCGAAATAAAAGACGGGACCCTTTTCTCGACATTAAGCCCCATAGTTGTCCGCACCGTCAAGATCTCCGACAACAGAATGAAGATATGGGATCTGTACCCAAACGAGCCTACTTTCTTCGAGAAACTCAGAAAGGTAATGCTCCTCAGGTATTCGGAATTCCATGGGAGGACTCCTGAGGACTCTGCATTCAAAATTGAAGTAGTCAAGTTCAAGCCGGTTAGAATACTCGTGGCGGACACTTACTACCGTGGATCCCTTATGATATTCAGGTACTGGGGCTCGAAGGAGATAGCCCGGTTTGGATACGACCTCGGATTCGGCGAAAAGACCAAGTATGGGTTTGGTATGGTGAAGGTCATAGACGAGGATAGCAAGGATATATAGTCCACATCTTGAACTTTTTTCACAAGGATAGAGTTAAAAAGGCAGTTTCGGTAGTAGGTTTGGGTGAAAGAATGGGAAGTTTTGATGAGGTGAAGAGTCCAGAAACAGGTTACGATGATTACATCACGTTCCTCAAGAGGAGGATCAGGCAGCTTGAACTCCAAGTCAGAACTCTCGAAGCAGATAAGGAGAGGCTGGAAAGGGAACTTTCACGGCTGAGGACAGAGATGTCTCGGCTGAGACAGCCACCGGCCTTTGCAGGTACAGTCATTGAGATCCTCGATGACGATAGAGCAATAGTCCAGAACTACAACGGGCCGCGCTTTGTCGTCCGGATAGCCCCGTGGATAGAGCGGGACAAACTGAAGCCCGGCTCCAGGGTCGCTTTAGACCAGAGGACGATGGCAATAGTCGAGCTCCTGCCAACAGAGAAGGATCCGAGTGTTCTCGGTTTCGAGGTCATAGAGAAACCCCGGGTCACCTATCAGGACATCGGCGGCCTCGAGAGACAGCTGGCCGAGCTTAGGGAGGCCGTTGAACTGCCTCTGAAGCACCCCGAACTCTTTGAAAAGGTCGGAATCGAACCTCCAAAGGGAGTTCTCCTCTACGGCCCGCCAGGATGTGGAAAGACACTCATGGCAAAGGCCGTCGCAAACCAAGTCAATGCAACTTTCATCCGCGTCGTCGGCAGTGAGCTCGTCAGGAAGTTCATAGGAGAGGGTGCAAGGCTCGTCCACGAGCTCTTCGAGCTGGCCAAGGAGAAGGCCCCGACCATAATCTTCATTGACGAGATTGACGCAATAGGTGCCAAGAGGATGGACGAGACCACTGGCGGCGAGAGGGAAGTCAACAGGACTCTGATGCAGCTCTTAGCAGAGATGGACGGCTTCGACCCGAGGGGCAACGTCAAGGTCATAGCAGCGACCAACAGGCCCGACATCCTCGACCCTGCCCTCCTGAGGCCCGGCAGGTTCGACAGGCTCATAGAAGTCCCGCTTCCGGACTTCCGCGGCAGGCTTGAGATACTCAAGGTCCACACTAGGAAGATGAACCTAAGGAACGTTGACCTCAAGGTCATAGCGGAGATGACCGAAGGCGCCAGCGGAGCCGACCTGAAAGCCATAGCGACCGAGGCCGGAATGTTCGCCATAAGGGCCAGGCGCGAGTACGTCACACAGGACGACTTCCTGAAGGCCGTCGAGAAAGTCCTTGGCTCGGAGAAGAAGCTCGCCCAGACGATTGCGATGCACGAGGTCATGTACGGCTGACCCTTCTTTTCTTACCTATCGGGGGAGGGAGTGAATGGTCAGCAAACTGCTTGCCCTCGAAGCCTATCCGAGCCTCCGTGACTTGGACTTCAGGATACTCAGGGGAGTAGAGCTCAACATGAGGCACCATAAGTGGGTGCCGTTAGAGGACATAGCGCACTTCGCAAGGGTAGACGTCGAGACAGCATCGTTCAGGCTTGGCAAGCTCGACGACCTCTCACTGGTTAGGCGGAGGAGCGACATAGGCTACATCGGCTACCAGCTCACGATACACGGCTACGACGTGCTGGCGATAAGGGCCCTCGCCAAAAAAGGCGTCATAGAGGCAATAAGCACGGCCCAGATCGGTGTCGGGAAGGACGCGGACGTTTACGTCGGGATAACGCCTAGCGGTGAGCAAGTAGCTGTGAAGTTCAACAGGATAGGGGGCAGAACCGCATCGCGGAGAGCGGGCTACCACTCCCACGTCTTCGCAGACAAGCACCACACGAGCTGGCTTTACGTCTCAAGGCTCATAGCAAAGAAGGAGTACGACGCGCTTGTGCTCCTCAGCCCGATCGCAAGGGTTCCAAAGCCCATAGCCTGGAACAGGCACGCCGTAGTCATGGAGTTCATAGAGGGGACTGAGCTCGCGGAGCTGAGAGACGATGACCTTACAAGAGAGGAGGCAAAGAACATCCTGGACAGAGTCCTTGAGGAGTACCTCAAGATAGTGCGCTTCGGGATAGTCCATTCGGACCTGAGCGAGTTTAACGTCGTCCTGACGGGCGACGACATTCTGATAATAGACTGGGCCCAGCACATAACCACAGCCAACCCCGAGAGCTACGAGCTGTTGAGGAGGGACCTTCAGGTTATTCTCAACGCCTTCAGGAGAAGGTGGCGTGTTGAGAAGAGGTTTGAGGATGTCTGGCCGGAGTTTGAAAAGGCCTGGCACGAGAGTAGGGGTGAAAGGCATGAGTGAGGGGCGCGAGAGGATTGCCGCGCTCTTCCGGGAGGCCCTAGAGGCCGAAAATAGAAACGACTTCGAAACCGCCAAGAGGAAGCTTGATGAGATACTCCACGAGAGCCTTCATGTGGAGCCAGAGCTGTACTTCGAGGCCTGCTTCCGCCTCGTTGATATCTTCCTCCAGGAAGACAACTACAGGGGAGCACTCAAGTGCGCCCTCCGTGCAATCGTGCGGGCGCCGAGTGAAGACCACTACAGGCTCGGCCTGAAGAGACTCGGCGACATCCTAACGATAATCAAAAAAGAGGATAAGCTCTCTGAACTCGCGGAGAACATGGAACCCGCTCTCAAACTTGTCGAAGGCGACGAGGAGCTGTACCGCTTTGTCCAGGCTCTCATAAGGCTCGCAAGGGGAGAAAAAGTCAGTGAGAAGTTCGCACTTCCGGAACTCAACGAGGCCTTCGAGAGCCTAACCGGGTGAGGAACTCCTCAGTATACTCTTTTTTCGGCGGGAACGGGAAGTTATAGGGCTCTTTTTTAGGCCTCTCGTTGTAGTACGGCCTGTTGCAGGCCGGACAGCCGTGGGTCGCAAAGACCGACGGAGGGATCTCCAGGCTGTCCAGGTCAAAGCCCGCTATGGAGTCGCCCTCCATGATAACTCTGTCCCCAAGGCCATTCTCGATGAGCCACCTTGCCAGCTGGACTTTTCTGTAGCGTTCGAGGCTCGGGGGCGATGAGTTCTCAAGCCTCGTTCCCTTCAATGGTGTGAATGCGAAGAGTGAGACATCAGCACCCAGCGAGTAGGCCCTTTCAAACGTCTCGATCAGCTCCCTGTCCGTCTCCCCGAGCCCCACTATGACGTGAACCAGTGCCCTTCCAGGCCCGAAGACGTCAACGATTCTCCTGGTGAAGTTCCACATCTCCTCCCACTCGAAGTCGGGCTTTATCCTCTTGAACAGTCTCTCGGCCGCGACGTCCAGGCCAACGCCGATGTAGTCAACGCCGAGTTCCTTGAACTCTTCAAGGGTGTGGGTATCAACGGGCGTTATAGAGACCGAGACCGGTAGATTTAGGGGCCTAAATACCTCAAGCAGGGTGAAAACATCATCGAGCATTCCTGGATAGTCTATCGTCTGGAGGCATATCCTGCCGAAACGGCCGTTGGGAAGGGCCTTAATGACATCCTCAAGCTCAAACGCGGGCCAGGTAACGCGGGAGAGCTTATCAAGATCAGATTTACTTGAACGGGCCTGGGCACAAAAGGCGCAGTCGTTGGCGCATTTGCCGGGCCAGTATGTCATCAGATAGGCAGTCGTTGGCCGGGCCATTAGCTTCGCCCTGATAAGCCCCATTGCGATTGCAGTGCCATAGGACACCCTAACGAGCATTGAACTTCCCCCAGACAACGGGCGCGTAGAGGGTTATAAACCCACCCCCAAGGATCAGCGGGAGGACCGGAAAGACCCCCCAGTAGTCTCTCACCTGGGCGACGTAGCCTAGGACCACCTGGCCGGCAAGCGTTCCGAGGTCGAAGAACATGGTGTATATTCCTGAACCCATCGTCCTTATTCTCCGGGGCAGGTTTCCGAGGGCCATCAGCTGCATCGCTGGAACAGCTAAACCGAAGCCCGCCCCAATGAATGCGGCGCTGACGTAAGCGTAGGGCGGAAGAGTGTATACGTTCAGCAGGAGATAGCCTATAAGGAGAAGGACGAGGCCAAGGGTCGTCACTGGAAGAGGTCCTCTTCTGTCGGCGCTCCTGCCCCCAATAAGGCGCGTCATAAATGAGAACGTCCCGATGACCATCATGTAATAGCCAAAAGGACGCTGTTCAAGAGAAAGAGACTTATAGAGGGCAGGAAGATAAGTCGTGACACCCGCGTAGCTCATAGCGAATAGGAACAGCGTCAGCGAGGCGGAAACGAAGGTTACCCTTAGCAGCTCGCGGTAG is a genomic window of Thermococcus guaymasensis DSM 11113 containing:
- a CDS encoding UPF0179 family protein, yielding MVITLVGEKLAKPGVEFIYYGPADPCKSCRLARVCVGNLEPGRRYKIVKVRNIEHSCPLHEGKVRVVEVVEPAIEILVDPRLAIVGSKITLKFVDCPDPEKAELVKPEGLFEGDTVKILEILDDVECSGRRYKLVRVVREKE
- a CDS encoding NAD(P)-dependent glycerol-1-phosphate dehydrogenase, producing MELPREVLLGENLAGETVNVAKRLKLGRRVLVLYGPKTKKIAGEEVEESLSREFEASGVVVRGATMEEVERVISVIRETSADWVIAVGGGSIIDVAKLASYRTEIPFVSFPTTASHDGIASANASIKDLGSKTSVKARPPVAVIADVKVIKTAPYRYLAAGVGDIISNLTAVRDWQLAHRIRGEYYSEYAASLSLMSAKMVMKNADIIRLGSEESVRKVIKGLISSGVAMSIAGSSRPASGAEHLFSHALDMLAPKPALHGEQCGVGTIIIAYLHGLKWERVRETLKRVGAPTNAYELGIDPEIIIKALTIAHTIRPERYTILGKEGLTWEAAEKAAKITGVI
- a CDS encoding DUF63 family protein codes for the protein MGLQEFFQKYFIDPIKYNQGYNPVNTLTYAVILGIAVLLLYRFLKRLNVRVDERFFVALMPYIFLGPLMRAITDIGMLPRTYLTVSPGAYFVIAAFAIAALLMVWRHVGPGEKLYPLYRDVGFLLVGGLLFILVINLDKVNFRWEYFKYFIPSFLAAEFFIWLLSKRFKLVRNNSVLFYTHFYDATTTFVGIQFFGYWEQHVLARTLINLTGTAAVMYLIKLAVLIPVVWILDVEMKDEDPDLINFVKLAMFILGFGPGTRNLLITLMGVGT
- a CDS encoding bifunctional fructose-bisphosphatase/inositol-phosphate phosphatase is translated as MSDPSNVMWKQVIFSLAKDLEKVVMPIFGKPEAGKNVGTNVSGDITKYVDKVAEDMTLERLKSLGVNIVSEEVGFVDLGSEYTAVIDPIDGSYNFTAGIPIFAFSFALFQREKPVYAALYEFATQNYYEAIPGKGAFLNGEPIRVRPLPPAKAAVSFYTRGRGVGLIRRVKRVRVLGAIAVEMAYLARGTLQGVVDIRNYVRPTDVAAGTLLVREAGGKVVDETGKDIKIHLSAEEKMNLIAASDGELLRVILEEVNSDGS
- a CDS encoding rhomboid family intramembrane serine protease, encoding MAVEDLLKAVRHAWLTYTLALINVMVYIYELYLSGSIAEPSPYALLKLGLVNILVTEYHEWWRLFTAMFVHLSWIHLAMNTFFLIYLGSQLELFVGKVRYLVLYITAGLFGNVLTVALMDPYTISGGASGALFGIAGALIMIEGVLKRNIQTALANAFFLFLINSWMPHVNAVAHLGGLLVGIAFGYLYGNYVKEKMAKMLYWDEFY
- the upp gene encoding uracil phosphoribosyltransferase → MIRDERWEGVYSFEDSPFIMEILTELRDKNTDSIAFRKGLVKLGRYMGYELTKTMDVEEVEVETPLEKTKGIVVKDRRNVVIITVLRAAIPLMEGLIKVFEHARVGIVSASRGKAPKFEIEMNYIKIPNVKPDDTVIVADPMIATGSTLLRVLEEVSKYGKPKRLIILGVLAAPEGISRIKEAFPEVEIFVTKIDRELNEKGYILPGLGDAGDRAFGAPLKNP
- a CDS encoding zinc ribbon domain-containing protein translates to MHEKAKLQAKHYINTAVRQTVRRLYELGISRIVVGYPKGIARNSDKGKRQNFLLSHVWRFNYIIKRLTEVAEEYGIKVVLVDEAFTSKVCPVCGKPHEGARFVRGLFKCPATGLVFNADLVGAFNILKKAVKTITLNLGGLFAQGRGNWPEAGPEGFEEPVLTGCSDENPSNLPVNGEGLSRTLALAGEEVRKTLLALNSKINCP
- the cas6 gene encoding CRISPR-associated endoribonuclease Cas6, whose product is MRIEIRLRPVGDDPILPFNYNYEVYRQIVEKIALISPQLAQEVEASHIDHFTFSRILVRKRELIPERGIRILSETVSLYISSGSPDIVGTIVEGFMASPSMRIGETGFVAENVKPLKEPEIKDGTLFSTLSPIVVRTVKISDNRMKIWDLYPNEPTFFEKLRKVMLLRYSEFHGRTPEDSAFKIEVVKFKPVRILVADTYYRGSLMIFRYWGSKEIARFGYDLGFGEKTKYGFGMVKVIDEDSKDI